The Lycium ferocissimum isolate CSIRO_LF1 unplaced genomic scaffold, AGI_CSIRO_Lferr_CH_V1 ctg97, whole genome shotgun sequence genomic interval tggaagttaaatTTACATATATGGCCTCTATCCATATGTATATTTACTATTCGGCCAAATACGCCATCCAACTATCGTTCGGGTCACTCATCAATGCTTTATTTACGCATCAAACTATAGAAAACCCATTTATACCGCAGAACCATGTAAaagctcatttatgccactcatcaatagtttgactcatttacgCGCTTATTATCAAAATGATCATCGATATCATATTTCATTAAACCTGCTTTACAATATCATATATGACAGGCCTTCAACTAGATTATGGCGGTGTGGTAAGGAGTAGAaagttttttattaatttggtatttaaaattggttGGTTTAATTAAGTGAACGACCTCTAATCGAGTCACTGGTCATATCCGTATTATAAAACTGctaatgaaaaatgatgaatgagtcattttggCAGCAATAAAAGGAGATAAATAAGTCAAACTATTGAAGAGATAACAGACAGCCCATTTCCTATAATAGCATAAacgagccatttcctatagttcgatggcacaAATGAAGCCAAATTATTGATTTAGTGACATAAATGGCTACCCTTAATGGCATATTTGCCTTTTTATTTACTATTTTGTATATTCATTAGTAGTACAATAATTTTggaaacggaaaagggccaaatatacctctgtactattggaaaagggtcaaatataccattcgttatactttggggtcaaatatacctctgccgttatactttgggcCAAATATACTCCTCATCCGTTAAAGTTGTTCAAGATGGACATCCGATCCTACATGGTCGCCACACCTTGACGCAGCGATACCACGCAGAGTTGTCACCACCAACACCCCtccccattttacccctcccctCTATTTATTCTTCCATAACTAATATTTCCCACTGATAAGGAAGATAGCGTTGGGGTGGGGGTCTACGATGTGATACTAAAGTATGACCGGGGGAGATACATGCTAACTATGGATTTAGTGAACCATTATGTACAAAATTTCAAGTTCCAGATCTTATACTACCATCGATCGACGAGCGGAACCTAAATTCCCCTTCACCACCATTCCCGCCATCACGATCATCTCTATATTATTCAAACAAAACATTGTTCTGAATCCAACAGTTATATTCCATTATGTTTGGGAAAACAAAATTCAACAGAATGTTATTCTGTAGTATTCTGAATTCAACAGGTAATTGAATATCATTTCCTGATACAAAACCATATTCCAAACTTCAAAAACTAACACGGGTGTGTTTTTTGCTTCATTTTCTAAATTCATCTTAACAATTAGTACTACTTAttattcaataaaaatattcaCTGATAAAGACTATGTACAGAGTAATGAATAAATCACTTTCGGTTTAATTTATAACAAAGCAGACAAGTATGGGTATGGTTTCAATGATGGAGGTTAAAACAGTAATATGAAATGAAGAGAGTAAAGCAAAATTAGATGCCTGTAGATGTTGAGATTGTTTTGATAATTGGGATTGTGGTGGTGGGGGCGGGAATTGAGAGAAGGGAGAATGAAGTAATGGTGGCAATGATGGTGGAGGGGAAAGAAATTTTAGTGATGGAAAAACAAATAGAGCGGAGGGGTGTTGAGGTGGCACGCCACGTGGTATTCACCTCATCAAATATATGACAGGCACGTAGGATCGGATGTCCATCTTCGACAACTTTAACGGATGagaggtatatttggccctaaagtataacgacaGGAGCATATTTAActccaaagtataacgaagggtatatttgacccttttccaatagtacaggggtatatttggcccttttccgttttggAAATTATACGAGTGTAAAATTTCTATGTATGTAATTttcaatatattatatttatttagaaatgttaaaaaaattaatgcgtaaaccaaaatttaaatatttgattttctaaaatgtAGTCAAAATTACTCTCTTTTGTCTCAATTTACATGGtataatttcatttttagtccATCCCACAAATAATGttacatttctatattcataaataatttaactctaaaattctcattttacccttaattgaaaaaaatagacatataaacACCCCCAGAACTCCCCTTTTTGCTCCCTTGATGACTCGAACTCACAACGCCTGTGGCTTATTTTAAGTCATAAgctttttcttaaaaagaagaatgtttttcttcaaattcgTGCTCAATTAGATAGTGTCATGTAATCAATACTTCACTTTCCCGTGTTGGGTCGTGCATCTTCAATCTTTTTAACACGTAACTCACTAATTTCCATCGTTTAATTCTTTGAAACCTAAAATTTTAATCAAATGTTAAAGCAGACATTGGTATATCCATTAGTTCTCTGAGAaattaagagagaagaaattgaaaaaacaagaaaaggaaaatttataGTGCATAGTAAACAACTCAAAAGTGATtgtcctcctcctcctcttctcaTTTTGCCTTTACCTGAGAATATTTGTACCTTAAAACATAGATGTTTATCTCTTGGCCAAATGTATAAGAAGTGGATAGGATGATTAATTTACTCACTTCTGTGCACATGTAGCTAGTTTAGTAAGATGCATATTGTACAGGGTTGTACTAGTCATCAATTGCACTCTCTTAAGTGCTATTCTTTGATAAGATTTTCAtcacattttcaaaaaaaaaaaaaaaaaaaaaaaaaagatatcttTATTCTTGATATTCAGATAGTACAATCATTAAGCTCCCAATATGTTCCTTTTTCTACTATGGAATCCTCATATGAAACAACAGAAATTGTACAGTACAAAAGGTCATGGCAAATATGTCAATAGCCAAAGCTTGATATCATTCTCACTTTGTTTCGTTCTTCTTCTTTACTGTCGCTTGAATGAAGACACCTCTTTAAACTAAAAAACTGATCATGAAAATACCTCGCGCGGTTGTCAAATGATCTCACCCTTTTCTTTAGTAAGTGCTGATTTGTGTTTCAGCAATTGCTAATTGACTACTTACAGTTGGTCAAACATCGGTGCTATAACGTAAGGGAAAACGACGATGCAACATCCTTTGCAGCCATCTCCTACGTGGCTCTGGGTTTAAACAAACGAAACACTCTCTTTCTTCTGGATCCCTTACGATATCCAAAGCATCTAAATACATCGCACTTGATTGTGGAATATCCTCCATCTCATTCAAGCACTTCACAACAGAAGCCATAGAGAGATCGGGAGTACTAACAGCCACACTAGTCTTAATATCCATGCTAGGTTTTGTTGACACTCGTTCATTTGTGAGTTCAACGAGTTTACCCACACAAGCCCTTACCTCAGTCATCCATGGTTCTGCAATAGGACGGGACTTCACAGCAGGTTGCTGAGGAAGTTTAGAAAATAGAGGCATTGATGTGTGCCCCCCACCATAGTTACCTTCTGACGTAGTGCATGTTGGACGTTCAATATCATCTAATCCCATCGGCAACAAGTCATCATGTGCATCAATTGACTGTTCATAAGATGCTTGACCTAGTTCTTGATCAAACTTCCAAGGGTTAATACTGACTTTTCGGTCTATGCTACCGCCGATATAGCTGAAAACTGTTGGTGAGTTTTCCTTTTTGACTTTCTTAAATACCGGACATATTCCTTCACTTATATGACGAAGCAAATGAGTCGTTCCACTTCGGGTTGAAGAAGTGAAAATTTTATGGCAATGATTGCACTTGCATTTGTCACAAGTTCCATCCTCCTTTATTAGCTTCGTAAAGTGTTGCCAAACTCTAGATCTTAATCTTCCTTCTCTTTTTCGTTTCTCACCTGTGCTTCCTTCAGTCAGAGTGGTTATATCCACAATACCCTCAGGAATAGCATCTGCCGCCTAAATAATAGCAACCAGTTTAAAAATATGAATCAGTGAAGGAAATCCAATCCAGCTGATGCACGTTAAACTTTTAACATGAAATCACACAAGGCGGTATATTCAAAAACTAAGTGTACGTACAACTTTGAGCTATTTATATGTCTCAATAACACCACTGTATGTCGATAATAACATACAACAGCATACCCAGTGGTATGTGGATAACATGTACAAATTCATAAAAcgaaatatcatcaacaacggGTCATTATCTTTTGCAAAAACGAGCCTCAAGGAAGATCCTATGATTTAACACCATATACAAGAAACAGAAGCTGCAGACATATTTTAAAGTGGATACATGATAGCATAAACCATATGGTCAACCATTGCCTTTTTGAGAATGCATCGCATAATACCTTGTCAAGCACTAAATACACTTTTAATCTGTTTGGACAAGCTCCCAAAATTTGTATTTCAAAAAGTGCTTCTCGAAAAATTACTTTTGGAGAATAGCATTTCGTGTTTTGCTAATCAATTTGGAAAACACTTTTGCCAATATTAGAGCAATAATTTATAATTGGCCAAGTTTCAAACGTGTTTCTAGGAAAAAACTACTCTTTTATCTTCTAAAAAACAGTTTCTACTACTACTCAAAAGCACTATTTTTTTCCctaaaagtttggccaaacacctcaactttCAAACGTAAGCAcctttctgaaaaaaaaattaagtactTTTAGcttcccaaaagcttggccaaacaggctatataATCGGGTACTTCAAAAAGTTAGGCTTGAAGTTTTGTCTAAGCAAAGATCAAGCTTGACAAATCACTAGTTGCAACACCTTGCTTTCTTTCGTACTTCTCAGAGATAAACATTCTTGTAAATTTACTACTACTCAGAGATAAGCATTCTTGTAAATCTACTACATTAGTCTTTGTCAGTAATGCTATCGATTTATAGACTGATTGATGACATCTAAATAGTGCTAATATCATAACTGCTTCAGTATATATTAATCCCACGGTTCAGCAAGATGGCAATCCTAAAGAAACGTACCATTATCAAATGTGTACTGTAGTAGCTTCTTAGAAGAAATACTTGGTATCTAAGGTTTTTAACGTTCCATTTCAAAGCTTATTTAGTTACTCTGGAGGTGAAAACTTCCTGGTAGAGTGCGCTTTACCCATATTAGTCTATCTGGCTCGAATACGGATTACTCTGGCCAGTGTGTGTCGGATACCGGatagttaaacaaaaaaagagatcTTTTCACTCCCCTTTATCATTTTCCCTGCTACAACAAAGTGGCCATTcaaactaaatttttttaatctatgcGTTTTTTAAATCAATGCCCGATAGGCTCATAATATAATCTCAAATCCATCAGTGTAATCTCCAAAACCAGCTGAATTCTACTTTAAACCTTAgcttcatgaattctatccggCACGAGTACTGAATAGTGATTAGTCTGGCCAGTTGGTTACAGATACCCGATggttaaaacaaaacaaaaaaacactCCTTTCTCATTTCCCCTGCTATGACAGTGACCATTCGAACTTTTTCTTAATCAATGCCTGAATAAGCTCAAAATATAATAGTAACAAAATTCATCACTGGAAACTCCAAAACTATCTGAATTTCTACTTTAAGCtaaattttcatgaatcatccgtgttctaattcaatttctaTCAGCAAAAGACAACGACACAGATGAATTAAACAAACTCAAGAGATACATTTTAAGCATAAAAACAACTTTTTTCCTTTAAACATCGACTCAAGCACAGAGCATTACTAGCTGATTCATTACATACATTATATACAGAACTTACTCCTCTTCAAAAAACGCTCATTCGTTTCCTTCTCTTTCACAATAGCTTTTGCTCAAATAGTATATTTGTATTaatgaatttattaaatatgtacaaatattaGTTTTAGTGACCGTTTCGCcatgaatattttttattttttttattttttttttactttttattcaTGTTTGGCAATAAAATTCCGGAATTGAAAAACAccgttttcacttttttcactccaaatcactcacaataattcaaaaacaacttcaatttccaaatactattttcactttgaaaacaaaaactactttttttcaattttcatggccaaacggacCGTTAGAACCTAGTTATTATCACTTGAAGTCATCATTCTAAAATACAGAactcaaaaattccaaataaaataaaaaaattcataaagttAGAAATATTGGCTGTGCAGTAAATATTGGATACTTACCGGTGAAGCGATCGGTAAATCGACGGGAGTAAATTGAAGGCGGCGCTGGTCAACGGGGCTGGTCAACGGCGAGTTGTTAGGGTTTGGTGATGCCATAGAGAAAGAAGGAAGTTAGAAGCAAAAAAGGAAGTGAATTTTGGGTGTGGAGACCCTAGTAGAAATGGAGAACGGGCCTAAATGGGCTCGGAGATGGGACAAACGAGTTCATATTTGGGCCTGAAAGCAAATTCGGGCTTGAAGTTCGTGTTCTTACTGGCCCGACGATTGGAAACGGGCTCAAATGGGCTCGGAGAGCAAAATGAGTTCAAGTTTGGGCCTGAAATCTAATTCGGGCTTGAAGTTCTTCATGCTGGTAAACTCGTTGCTTAACATTCTTCATGCAAATTTATCTCAATACATGTAGGGagtcgtttggtagctggtttgGAGGTGAGTTATGCAGATATTAAATTATACATAAGTAATACCATATTTGATAGTTGGTTAGGAGTTAAGTTATTCATATATAAAAGCGGTGTTTAGTTTGGTTGGTTACTTAactttcaaaatatatcaatCCTACGTTATAATTTTCTCCCCTATTTTTCCTTCCCCTACCCACtataggggtgttcatgggtcGGTTTGGGTCGATTTTGGGTTAacaccaaaaccaaaccaatttagttggttttaaaattattaaaaccaaaccaaaccaaatataatacatatccatcggtttgggttggtttttcagtttttaagaaaattaacggTATTTATCTCTTTCATGTTTTTCCCTACAATTAGGAGAGAATTTTCTatcattttccaacttataatccattattacccttttattgtgttagctatagtttcttgcattatgTAGAACATGTCTTAGGATTTATGATttaaattaagtaaataaagtttataagaaatacaaaaaataaatttaggtAAATCTGatatagttgtttctttgaataaataagtttgaattcatggatttcttttttaaaatcgacttaaggtataaagttcattagcctattaGAGATAAAACAAACTTTTgcttaaaaattatataaattatttaaaagtatttataaaaattaatatattgtgtatatataattataaaaattatgtataaaatttgtcgGTTCGGTTTAGTTTTTTCTTCGGTTTGcttttagtaaaaccaaaaccaaaccaaatattataggttttcaaaaattcaaaaccaaacTAAACCTAACCCAAGTAAATATCGATTTATTCAATCGGTTTAGTTTTGGTTTTCGGTTACCGTGAACACCCCTaaccctatgtaataaaaaaaaaatctatgaaTTATTTTATGTAGACTGAAAGGTGTAATAACTAAACTCTGCATAACTCAtacctgcataaaataatacgtATATTCTTTCATAACTAATCCTTGTATTAATAATACTTGCATAATTCTAAAGGCTACCAAATTAAACGACCTCGTATTTGCCTATACTAAAAAAGGTTAAATAGGCATTTGGATGAGTATTATATTGAAATTGCACGGTGTTTGTCAAAGTAAAAGTTGTACGCGGATACGAACTTCACCtgaaataaagtttgtaaaGTTGAAATTCGTGAGTAAGAATTATTCACCTTATATGTACAATTAACTCAATATTTCACTTACTTTCCTTCCTCGTAATGAATGGCATCATCTATATTGTTACCAAGGAAAGAACAAGCAAGCGTGATAATAACAGTACTTTAATTAAATTACGAAGGTCACTTTTGAAGACTCGTCGACTATTTCAAATATAATACTCAACTAATTAAGTACTGGACAAAAGAGTACCTAAAAAAAGGAATGAAGAATATATTTAGaattagaagtgaaagaagagacATGCAAGTAGTTTGCAAAATGGCTTCTTGAGACAGCAAGTACATGAAAGAATGGCATAAATGGAGCAACTTAGATGTGATGCTGTTCCATATTTTTTGGTTAAATGATCTTCCATCATACAACGTTATTATAGCAGCTGATCAGATGCTACATTAGCAATGAGTTATATTGTCTTTTATTAGACGAGAGGATGCATCCTCTACCTCCAACCTGAAAGTTGCGTATGTTGAAAAAAATCTGTAGGCATTTGGAGTAAAAGTACTTAGATATGAACTTTACTTGGACTCTGTTATTTAAGAAGTGTTAGAACAATAGATCATGCAAGGAAAGAAGCGTGCATTACGCTACCACAGGGCGAAAAAAGGGTTTGGAGGAGGTAAACAGACCCAACCATAACATTACATCAATTAAACTAGGAATGTAACTTTAGAAGACTCATTCAAAATTAATTTAAGTCTAATTACGTACTCAATTGGGTGCGACATGACAAATGAGTACGGAGAAAAGGGAGGGAGAAGATATTTAGAAATCAAAAGTGAACGAAGAGATCATGCAATTAGTTTTGCAAAAGGCTTCTTCAGACAGCAACTACATGAAAGATTTAAATAGACCAACTCAGATGTGATGATATTCCACATTTTTTGTTAGAGAAACCtccaatatacaactttatgGCTGATCAGATGCTACAGAAGTACTGAGTTATGCTTTTCATTCGAGTTTTATGAAATTACACAATAGAATATTATAGTTTATTTGGCCAAGATTTTagagtttatttttaaaagtgatTTTCGAAAAAATATTTCTAGAGAATAGCAATTTGTGTTTGGTTGATCAATTAAAATAATACTGTTTGCTAGTATTAAAGCAGCAATTTGGACCTGACCAAGATTTCAAAAGTGCttccattaaaaaaataaaaaattagctTTCGAAGAACAACTTATGCTACTATTTATTAACACTTATTTTTGCTTAAAAGCTTGATCAAACACCTTTACTCtctaaaataaacacttttttgaagggaaaaaaaacatttttgacTTCTGAGAAATTTGACGAAACGAGCTATTAGTCATCGAGATGACAACTAATTGCTCTTATTTTCATATGATAACACCTCCTTGTCCATCTTAGAATATGAAATTTGATAGACAgattttggtaattttttaagTCTACACTCAGAAAAATGAATCAGGGATCTCGGATTTGAGTCTTGGGTATGAAAAATTCTTGATAAGAGCAATTCTTGGTAAGAGCACTTTCCTCATAAATGAACCTTGCACGGCACAAATTCGAATACAATCATACTCCAATATTAGTACCAGATACCTGGTGGGGACCATTAACTAAGGTCACAAGCCCAAGCCCCAGGTATACTCCCACTAGTTCAGCTATAACTTTCAAATATCAATggattcatattcacatacataCATCTTATGGGTTACCGCTCCTGTTGCTAGTGGCCCCATATATAGTACTCGAGAACAAGTTGGTCGCATAAGagttttttatgtagttgggtGAATTTAAATGGAACGGGTTTAAAAGTGAAATCGGGTTATGTTGGGAATTTCCGTTAAGAcagaggtatatttgaaaactttcatgacggaggggtatttttgacccacaTTTATAATGGAGGAT includes:
- the LOC132046159 gene encoding uncharacterized protein LOC132046159, which produces MASPNPNNSPLTSPVDQRRLQFTPVDLPIASPAADAIPEGIVDITTLTEGSTGEKRKREGRLRSRVWQHFTKLIKEDGTCDKCKCNHCHKIFTSSTRSGTTHLLRHISEGICPVFKKVKKENSPTVFSYIGGSIDRKVSINPWKFDQELGQASYEQSIDAHDDLLPMGLDDIERPTCTTSEGNYGGGHTSMPLFSKLPQQPAVKSRPIAEPWMTEVRACVGKLVELTNERVSTKPSMDIKTSVAVSTPDLSMASVVKCLNEMEDIPQSSAMYLDALDIVRDPEERECFVCLNPEPRRRWLQRMLHRRFPLRYSTDV